In Malassezia japonica chromosome 2, complete sequence, one DNA window encodes the following:
- the pin1 gene encoding peptidylprolyl isomerase (BUSCO:EOG09264PI4; COG:O; EggNog:ENOG503P1QY), whose protein sequence is MTWEVRFSNSRQLPYFYNPDTQVSMWELPDGMTEEQARRLPGGQLLGEAQPDQPLPAQEQVRASHLLVKHKDSRRPSSWKEANITRTKEEAADILRQHQAALGPNPTPEQFSQLASQHSDCSSARSGGDLGPFGRGQMQAPFEKAAFALPIGGLSDIVETDSGLHLIQRTG, encoded by the exons ATGACCTGGGAAGTCCGTTTTAGCAACTCGCGCCAGCTGCCCTACTTCTACAACCCCGACACGCAGGTGTCGATGTGGGAGCTGCCCGATGGCATGACGGAGGAGCAGGCTCGCCGGCTCCCGGGCGgccagctgctcggcgaggcgcagcccGACCAGCCGCTCCCGGCACaggagcaggtgcgcgcgagccacCTGCTGGTCAAGCACAAGGACAGCCGCCGTCCCAGCAGCTGGAAGGAGGCCAACATCACGCGCACCAAGGAGGAGGCCGCGGACATTCTCAGGCAGcaccaggcggcgctcggcccgAACCCCACGCCCGAGCAGTTTAGCCAGCTCGCGTCGCAGCACTC CGACTGCTCGTCTgcgcgctcgggcggcgacCTCGGTCCCTTTGGCCGCGGCCAGATGCAGGCACCGTTTGAGAAGGCGGCGTTTGCGCTCCCCATTGGTGGTCTCAGCGACATTGTCGAGACCGACAGCGGCCTGCACCTCATCCAGCGCACCGGTTAA
- a CDS encoding sphingolipid C(9)-methyltransferase (COG:M; TransMembrane:2 (o102-120i132-150o); EggNog:ENOG503NUUX) — translation MDAKVDASDAPSAAAAMNLGAQAFGQSTAAPSASAVAASTPAPDAPVANTPAASTLPAGAAPPPTRADGVKYAPGGKVRLTNYPAIRNALLPCEGNGTFSNVQLALLIFFGPAVLLRLIPFVKARWFGWTSYLFLVALLGVPFAILYWTLMSMYGPRVNEKVELPNRPIEYYLDIKDPVLRKQYSGHRKIPMEIFYEAYFDQKIDVKGDLWEVLEYRWDWAAMHFTPNLFKYVLFSMLPDVLLHSSRQDEEQIRDNYDRGNDFHEWFLGPQMIYTSGIISDIHKEESLEQLQDNKLELVCSKLDLKKGDRVLDIGCGWGTLAAFAAKNYGADVTAVTLARHQAEFGNERIAANGLSSDQARVLCLDYRDIPVKEGHYNKIVSLEMAEHVGIRHYSKFLDNVYNLLDDDGVFVFQVAGLRPRWQYWDLIWGLFMNKYIFPGADASCPLNWVINKLENAGFEVRSCDVAGVHYSATIDRWLKNWIKNEAKVKAKYGEKMWRIWLFFLSSSIIIAREGGSSVFQITVTKNLNATHRIEGVESHGNLLPRPNKGKTYQSVYK, via the coding sequence ATGGACGCGAAAGTGGATGCGAGtgacgcgccgagcgccgcggctgcgaTGAACCTTGGTGCGCAGGCCTTTGGCCAAAGTACTGCTGCGCCCTCGGCCAGTGCCGTTGCTGCGAGCACGCCTGCCCccgatgcgccggtcgcgaacacgcctgcggcgagcacgctccccgcgggcgccgcccCCCCCCCGACCCGTGCGGACGGAGTGAAGTACGCGCCTGGTGGCAAGGTGCGCCTGACGAACTACCCTGCGATCCGCAACGCGCTGCTGCCCTGTGAAGGCAACGGCACGTTTAGCAACGtgcagcttgcgctgctcatTTTCTTCGGCCCTGCggtgctcctgcgcctgaTTCCCTTTGTGAAGGCCAGGTGGTTCGGCTGGACCTCGTACCTGTTCCTTGTTGCGCTGCTTGGTGTGCCGTTTGCCATCCTGTACTGGACGCTGATGAGCATGTACGGCCCCCGCGTCAACGAAAAGGTCGAGCTGCCGAACCGCCCGATCGAGTACTACCTGGACATTAAGGACCctgtgctgcgcaagcagtACTCGGGCCACCGCAAGATCCCCATGGAGATCTTTTACGAGGCGTACTTTGACCAAAAGATTGACGTCAAGGGCGACCTCTGGGAGGTGCTCGAGTACCGCTGGGACTGGGCGGCGATGCACTTTACGCCGAACCTGTTCAAGTACGTGCTGTTCAGCATGCTTCCCGATGTGCTGCTGCACTCCTCGCgccaggacgaggagcagaTCCGCGACAACTACGACAGGGGCAACGACTTCCACGAGTGGTTCCTCGGCCCCCAGATGATCTACACCTCGGGCATCATCTCCGACATCCACAAGGAGgagtcgctcgagcagctgcaggacAACAAGCTGGAGCTCGTCTGCTCGAAGCTCGACCTGAAGAAGGGcgaccgcgtgctcgacattGGCTGCGGCTggggcacgctcgccgcgttTGCCGCGAAGAACTACGGTGCGGACGTCACCGCGGTGACCCTCGCGCGCCACCAGGCCGAGTTTGGcaacgagcgcatcgctgcCAACGGCCTGTCGAGCGACCAGGCGCGTGTGCTGTGCCTCGACTACCGCGACATCCCGGTCAAGGAGGGCCACTACAACAAGAtcgtctcgctcgagatggccgagcacgtcggcaTCCGCCACTACTCCAAGTTCCTCGACAATGTGTACAATCtgctggacgacgacggtGTGTTTGTGTTCCAGGTCGCGGGCCTGCGCCCCAGGTGGCAGTACTGGGACCTGATCTGGGGCCTGTTTATGAACAAGTACATCTTCCCCGGCGCGGACGCCTCGTGCCCGCTGAACTGGGTGATCAACAAGCTGGAGAATGCGGGCTTCGAGGTGCGCTCGTGCGACGTTGCGGGCGTGCACTACTCTGCGACGATCGACCGCTGGCTCAAGAACTGGATCAAGAACGAGGCCAAGGTCAAGGCCAAGTACGGCGAAAAGATGTGGCGCATCTGGCTCTTTTTCCTCTCGAGCTCGATCATCATCGCCCGCGAGggcggctcgagcgtgttCCAGATCACCGTGACCAAGAACCTCAACGCGACGCACCGCATCGAGGGCGTCGAGTCGCACGGCAACCTGCTGCCGCGCCCCAACAAGGGCAAGACGTACCAGAGCGTGTACAAGTAG
- the EDC3 gene encoding enhancer of mRNA decapping (COG:G; EggNog:ENOG503NVYJ), whose product MPPFAGAVHGPVLTLVFGSAARQHAALARAECFYESEKHANTYLNLEEARDARICKGYEAFNLPTSAIDAWLAAMHAAEGAQDVEEGPWYQGLCTPEEQEVLAYLDTLAPRPTYLVAALVQSAEVALAHERLHALYHLSAPYRTLLDTLWNDLSRPVRAAIEYDLKMRGYKESVWPDELGAYLGVRVTPATKRGDPSLEFGNKCADECRDVRRVLLAKTPAFWREDAGVDEAALELSPAFLDAARAALVVKAPAAPKPAKGQRKPRKK is encoded by the coding sequence ATGCCGCCGTTTGCAGGCGCGGTGCACGGGCCGGTGCTGACCCTGGTGTttggctcggcggcgaggcagcatgcggcgctcgcgcgcgccgagtgctTCTACGAGTCGGAAAAGCATGCGAATACCTACCTGAacctcgaggaggcgcgcgacgcacgcatcTGCAAAGGGTACGAGGCGTTTAATCTGCCCACGAGCGCCATCGACGCGTggctcgcggcgatgcacgccgccgaaggCGCGCAGGACGTCGAAGAGGGGCCGTGGTACCAGGGGCTGTGCACGcccgaggagcaggaggTGCTCGCGTACCTCGACACGCTTGCGCCACGGCCGACGtacctcgtcgcggcgctcgtgcagagcgccgaggtggcccttgcgcacgagcgcctgcatgCGCTCTACCATCTCTCGGCGCCAtaccgcacgctgctggaCACGCTGTGGAACGACCTCTCCCGaccggtgcgcgccgcgatcgaGTACGACCTCAAGATGCGGGGGTACAAGGAGAGCGTGTGgcccgacgagctcggcgcatacctcggcgtgcgtgtcACGCCAGCGACCAAGCGCGGCGATCCGAGCCTCGAGTTTGGAAACAAGTGTGCGGACGAGTGCCgtgacgtgcgccgcgtgctccTCGCCAAGACGCCGGCATTTTGGCGCGAGGACGCTGGcgtggacgaggcggcgctcgagctctcGCCTGCGTttctcgacgcggcgcgcgcggcgctcgtggtcaaggcgcctgcagcgcccaAACCGGCCAAAGGACAGCGCAAGCCGCGAAAAAAGTAG